Proteins encoded by one window of Pyxidicoccus trucidator:
- a CDS encoding efflux RND transporter periplasmic adaptor subunit produces the protein MKWWKGAIAGVLFLGAAAITAGGLKERPPPSLEVQVAKARKGTITRTITGAGKVQAATTVKISSSLSGDLVELLVKDGEPVKKGQVLGRIDKRLYEAAMKQAQASQNASRADTQVAEVEAVRSAQELARVEELLKKGLASDAEVEQARAAKNTADARVASAKQMLARNVAFVDQAQTDLARTTLQSPIDGNVIELSREVGERVRGSDLAEDVVMTIAALSAMEVKFEVGEHEVVHLKAGQPAEVTLDALEGQTFSGSVVEIAQKALIKNPGTEAEVTSFPVTVALDTRPPGVLPGMSAEARISAETRNDVVLVPIQAVTVRSARTLPGFEAPAEGGTLSAKRTESLAKVVFVVDADNKARVQPVTTGIASDTELEILTGIKDGDRVVEGPYRTLSKELNNGDAVREPEPGAGPGGMKGGRKS, from the coding sequence ATGAAGTGGTGGAAGGGTGCCATTGCCGGTGTGCTGTTCCTGGGTGCGGCGGCCATCACCGCTGGCGGACTCAAGGAGCGGCCGCCGCCGTCCCTCGAGGTCCAGGTTGCCAAGGCTCGCAAGGGCACGATTACCCGCACCATCACCGGTGCGGGCAAGGTGCAGGCGGCCACCACCGTGAAGATCTCCTCCAGCCTCTCCGGAGACCTGGTGGAGCTGCTGGTGAAGGACGGCGAGCCGGTGAAGAAGGGGCAGGTGCTGGGCCGCATCGACAAGCGCCTGTACGAGGCCGCGATGAAGCAGGCGCAGGCGTCGCAGAACGCCTCGCGCGCGGACACGCAGGTGGCGGAGGTGGAGGCGGTGCGCTCGGCGCAGGAGCTGGCGCGCGTGGAGGAGCTGTTGAAGAAGGGGCTGGCCTCCGACGCCGAGGTGGAGCAGGCGCGCGCGGCGAAGAACACCGCGGACGCGCGGGTGGCGTCGGCCAAGCAGATGCTGGCGCGCAACGTGGCCTTCGTGGACCAGGCGCAGACGGACCTGGCCAGGACGACGCTCCAGTCGCCCATCGACGGCAACGTCATCGAGCTGTCGCGCGAGGTGGGTGAGCGCGTGCGTGGCTCGGACCTGGCCGAGGACGTGGTGATGACCATCGCCGCGCTCAGCGCCATGGAGGTGAAGTTCGAGGTGGGCGAGCACGAGGTGGTGCACCTCAAGGCGGGTCAGCCCGCCGAGGTGACGCTGGACGCGCTGGAGGGCCAGACGTTCAGCGGCTCGGTGGTGGAGATTGCCCAGAAGGCGCTCATCAAGAACCCGGGCACCGAGGCGGAGGTGACGAGCTTCCCCGTCACCGTGGCGCTCGACACGCGGCCTCCGGGCGTGCTGCCCGGCATGAGCGCCGAGGCGCGCATCTCCGCGGAGACGCGCAACGACGTGGTGCTGGTGCCCATCCAGGCGGTGACGGTGCGCTCCGCGCGCACGCTGCCGGGCTTCGAGGCCCCGGCCGAGGGCGGCACGCTGTCGGCCAAGCGCACCGAGTCCCTGGCCAAGGTGGTGTTCGTGGTGGACGCGGACAACAAGGCGCGGGTGCAGCCGGTGACGACGGGCATCGCCTCCGACACGGAGCTGGAGATCCTCACCGGCATCAAGGACGGGGACCGCGTGGTGGAGGGCCCGTACCGCACGCTGTCCAAGGAGCTGAACAACGGGGACGCGGTGCGCGAGCCCGAGCCGGGCGCGGGCCCCGGCGGCATGAAGGGTGGGCGGAAGTCGTGA
- a CDS encoding DUF2520 domain-containing protein → MSTSRKPRTARPPVVIVGAGRLGGALALALAAKRWPVRLHSRGDDGRQRAKALGLKVATAADLRRARVVLLCVPDAAVPSVASELSTTLPRTAALVHTAGALSLDSLGTAKGRARGSFHPLCAVSSPRDSLAGHAVAVSTRSRALRDVLRRMAVDVGLQVLDVPESHRAAYHAGAVMSAGGLVSLADAAVAALGAAGIAPDAALAALLPLMRSALRGAEARGLSGGLTGPIVRGDAGVVAAHLGALPEEVAPLYRLLSRRALRLAGNRLSPESRAALERLLRP, encoded by the coding sequence TTGAGCACGAGCCGCAAGCCCCGCACCGCCCGGCCTCCCGTGGTCATCGTCGGCGCGGGCCGGCTCGGCGGCGCGCTGGCGCTGGCGCTGGCGGCGAAGCGCTGGCCGGTGCGGCTGCACTCACGCGGTGACGACGGACGCCAGCGCGCGAAGGCGCTGGGCCTGAAGGTCGCCACGGCGGCGGACCTGCGGCGTGCCCGGGTGGTGCTGCTCTGTGTCCCCGACGCGGCGGTGCCTTCGGTGGCCTCGGAGCTGTCCACCACCCTCCCCCGCACGGCCGCGCTGGTGCACACCGCGGGCGCGCTGTCCCTGGACTCGCTGGGCACGGCGAAGGGCCGCGCTCGCGGCTCGTTCCATCCACTGTGCGCCGTCTCTTCGCCCAGGGACTCGCTGGCAGGACACGCGGTGGCGGTGAGCACGCGCTCTCGCGCGCTGCGCGACGTGCTGCGTCGCATGGCGGTGGACGTGGGGCTCCAGGTGCTGGACGTGCCGGAGTCGCACCGCGCGGCGTACCACGCGGGCGCGGTGATGAGCGCGGGCGGGCTGGTGTCGCTGGCGGACGCGGCGGTGGCGGCGCTGGGCGCGGCGGGAATCGCCCCCGACGCGGCGCTGGCGGCGCTGCTGCCGCTGATGCGCTCGGCGCTGCGGGGCGCGGAGGCCCGGGGACTCTCCGGGGGACTCACCGGCCCCATCGTCCGGGGAGACGCGGGCGTGGTGGCGGCCCACCTGGGGGCGCTCCCGGAGGAGGTCGCCCCGCTCTACCGACTGCTGTCGCGGCGCGCGCTGCGGCTGGCCGGAAACCGGCTCAGCCCCGAGTCACGCGCCGCGCTGGAGCGGCTGCTCAGGCCGTGA
- a CDS encoding ABC transporter permease: MSLPLGFRVDVLEGARIALFSLKANRLRTVLTTLGIGIGVATLLAIVGIIQGLNTSFHRQLSTFGANTLYVSKWPWMMKGDWWMYRNRKNFTLDQVDRLRTLAPFLSAISPSVQRAADVAHGGEQMSTVRIQGVMQEYLTISGYEVTGGRFLTEADEEVTRPVAVIGADVADALFAGISPLGRSIRIDNRTFQVVGTLSRKGKIVNESMDLVVFIPFKTFYSNFGKGRGFEIAMAVADAADVRRAEDQLVGILRRIRSTPPGAPDDFSINKSEAFAQTYEQLTGALYGVALGVGLITLLVGGIGIMNIMLVSVRERTREIGVRRALGARKRTIVFQFLMEAASVSAVGGLLGTTVGLGTAKVVSLITPLAADVQPGTVIGGVAFAALVGLLFGIWPAARAANLDPVEALRYE; this comes from the coding sequence ATGAGTCTGCCGTTGGGCTTCCGGGTGGATGTGCTGGAGGGCGCTCGCATCGCCCTCTTCTCATTGAAGGCCAACCGCCTGCGCACGGTGCTGACCACGCTGGGCATCGGCATCGGCGTGGCCACGCTGTTGGCCATCGTCGGCATCATCCAGGGACTCAACACGTCCTTCCACCGGCAGCTCTCCACGTTCGGCGCCAACACGCTCTACGTGTCCAAGTGGCCGTGGATGATGAAGGGCGACTGGTGGATGTACCGGAACCGGAAGAACTTCACGCTGGACCAGGTGGACCGGCTGCGGACGCTGGCGCCCTTCCTGTCCGCCATCTCCCCGTCGGTGCAGCGCGCGGCGGACGTGGCGCACGGCGGCGAGCAGATGTCCACCGTGCGCATCCAGGGCGTGATGCAGGAGTACCTGACCATCTCCGGGTACGAAGTCACCGGCGGACGCTTCCTCACCGAGGCGGACGAAGAGGTGACGCGGCCGGTGGCGGTGATTGGCGCGGACGTGGCGGACGCGCTCTTCGCGGGCATCAGCCCGCTGGGGCGCTCCATCCGAATCGACAACCGCACCTTCCAGGTGGTGGGCACGCTCAGCCGCAAGGGGAAGATCGTCAACGAGAGCATGGACCTCGTGGTCTTCATCCCCTTCAAGACGTTCTATTCGAACTTCGGCAAGGGGCGCGGCTTCGAGATTGCCATGGCGGTGGCGGACGCGGCGGACGTGCGGCGGGCGGAGGACCAGCTCGTGGGCATCCTGCGGCGCATCCGGTCCACGCCGCCGGGCGCGCCGGACGACTTCTCCATCAACAAGTCGGAGGCCTTTGCCCAGACGTACGAGCAGCTCACCGGCGCGCTCTACGGGGTGGCGCTGGGGGTGGGGCTCATCACCCTGCTGGTGGGTGGCATCGGCATCATGAACATCATGCTGGTGTCCGTGCGCGAGCGGACGCGCGAGATTGGCGTGCGGCGCGCGCTGGGCGCCCGCAAGCGCACCATCGTCTTCCAGTTCCTCATGGAGGCGGCGAGCGTGTCCGCGGTGGGAGGCCTGCTGGGAACCACGGTGGGGCTGGGCACGGCGAAGGTTGTTTCCCTCATCACCCCACTGGCGGCGGACGTGCAGCCGGGCACGGTGATAGGCGGGGTGGCGTTCGCCGCGCTGGTGGGCCTGTTGTTCGGCATCTGGCCGGCGGCCCGCGCGGCCAACCTGGACCCCGTGGAAGCCCTCCGGTACGAGTAA
- a CDS encoding TolC family protein, protein MNALLVAALLTATPESGTPISLQEARVQGRQNTNALQALLDVDVAEEDVRVSRSVLLPQLSFGASAGKTWYGRRRSITTAQDPNNPGDFLIFEVETPSTNTENYDLGLTLNQILYDRARFKQLEQSGVLRDASKSQAVEEADTSELEAIRRFFVLYRTQATLQVLEATVKRSEEQLERARALFTAGRVGKNEEITALVNLGNDRITFTETLAQLVSDQTQLAIWLARPGSEPLMAVDPGGLTLEPTPAPSMDTALNEARERRPLLAALQGQVRSAELQRSIARADYIPRLTAQGSYSRQGPTAETVFTEPRLQNTFTAGVNLTWDLFNGLATGAQTRRAEAGIRRAQLVLQQAGREIEADVRLSHRTLEAQLEAARLSAENREAAIQGLRLAEERFRAGAGSTLEVRDAQLSLTQAELSLLENRIDVEIARFTLMRAMGALSPGETK, encoded by the coding sequence GTGAACGCGCTCCTCGTCGCCGCGCTGCTGACCGCCACGCCGGAGTCCGGCACCCCCATCTCCCTCCAGGAGGCCCGCGTCCAGGGCCGCCAGAACACGAACGCGCTCCAGGCCCTGCTGGACGTGGACGTCGCCGAGGAGGACGTGCGCGTGTCGCGCTCGGTGCTGCTGCCCCAGCTGTCGTTCGGCGCCTCCGCGGGCAAGACGTGGTACGGCCGCCGCCGGAGCATCACCACCGCGCAGGACCCGAACAACCCCGGCGACTTCCTCATCTTCGAGGTGGAGACGCCCTCCACCAATACGGAGAACTACGACCTGGGGTTGACCCTCAATCAGATCCTCTACGACCGGGCGCGCTTCAAGCAGCTGGAGCAGAGCGGCGTGCTGCGGGACGCGTCGAAGAGCCAGGCGGTGGAGGAGGCCGACACCTCCGAGCTGGAGGCCATCCGCCGCTTCTTCGTGCTGTACCGCACGCAGGCCACCCTCCAGGTGCTGGAGGCCACCGTCAAGCGCAGCGAGGAGCAGCTCGAGCGCGCCCGCGCCCTCTTCACCGCGGGCCGCGTGGGCAAGAACGAGGAAATCACCGCGCTCGTCAACCTGGGCAATGACCGCATCACCTTCACGGAGACGCTGGCGCAGCTGGTGTCGGACCAGACGCAGCTGGCCATCTGGCTGGCGCGGCCCGGGAGCGAGCCGCTGATGGCGGTGGACCCGGGGGGGCTCACCCTGGAGCCCACGCCGGCCCCCTCCATGGACACCGCCCTCAACGAGGCCCGCGAGCGCCGGCCCCTGCTGGCGGCGCTCCAGGGCCAGGTGCGCTCCGCGGAGCTGCAGCGCTCCATTGCCCGCGCGGACTACATCCCCCGGCTGACGGCGCAGGGGAGCTACTCGCGCCAGGGGCCGACCGCCGAGACTGTCTTCACCGAGCCGCGCCTGCAGAACACCTTCACCGCGGGCGTCAACCTCACCTGGGACCTCTTCAATGGCCTGGCCACCGGCGCCCAGACGCGGCGCGCCGAGGCCGGCATCCGCCGGGCCCAGCTGGTGTTGCAGCAGGCGGGTCGGGAAATCGAGGCGGACGTGCGCCTCTCGCACCGTACGCTGGAGGCCCAGCTGGAGGCCGCTCGCCTGTCCGCCGAAAACCGTGAGGCCGCCATCCAGGGACTCCGGCTGGCGGAGGAGCGCTTCCGCGCCGGCGCGGGCTCCACCCTGGAGGTCCGCGACGCGCAGCTCAGCCTGACGCAGGCGGAGCTCAGCTTGCTGGAAAACAGGATTGATGTCGAAATCGCCCGTTTCACACTGATGCGGGCCATGGGCGCCCTGAGCCCAGGAGAGACGAAATGA
- a CDS encoding AAA family ATPase, producing MVDSTDLAQVLHEANDIAQSVAQRLTSAHVLLALFTVENRAQLLLKERGVDEDALLQLLTGAAAESDGVVRELREKAREIATSLGSAEADCLHLLIAVTRVRCSAHELLLQAGQDLATLRTTAMAYFTSGRMPRFLQTGRAHALGTRPPVSRPVGAPPSPLPSSTVAVALPRAIPTPPLPSRPSRPTPALSPRDLIDVDEPEAQASTPVLPPPAPPVARALPPSLPVPPPSAPVVRPAAPAPTTVARAVSVTLDAKAFPLLTSMGRNLSQAAREGRLDPVVGRAREVEEVIDILGKRRTNNPCLLGEPGVGKTAVVEGVAQRLLELRGSLAEKVLVELDMATLVAGTQLRGSFSEKLNALKEEVRRAEGRVVVFIDEIHTLVGAGSTGEGPQDAANELKTAMARGEFPCIGATTHDEYRKFISADPALERRFTAVVVNEPSVPETVEILQGIIGRYEEHHALRYLPEALEAAASLASRYVTDRFMPDKAISVVDLAGSRCHREGRDVVEASDVARVVAKLAGVPEERLLMNDSARLLRLEQDLSERVIGHTEAVTRIARVIRRNYAGFASRRPMGSFLFLGPTGVGKTEMARALAEVLFGNRDALVRLDMSEMSEQHGVSRLIGAPAGYVGFGEGGQLTEPVRRRPSSVVVLDEIEKAHREVQMLLLQVLEEGRLTDGKGRHIDFSNTVIVMTTNLGAEAFSRTGRPVGFGADAGGTSDAMDLASSAARKALPPELWNRIDERLPFRPLEELEVARIATLLLEESSKRLASERGIQYVAGEDVVGHLLKSGGFDPQLGARPMRQMVQRLVEAPLAERILAGEFGTGDRVRVAVRSGQLQFQRDSH from the coding sequence ATGGTCGATAGCACGGATCTCGCGCAGGTACTCCACGAGGCGAACGACATCGCACAGAGCGTGGCGCAGAGGCTCACCTCGGCGCACGTGCTGCTGGCCCTCTTCACGGTGGAGAACCGGGCGCAGCTCCTCCTCAAGGAGCGGGGGGTGGACGAGGACGCCCTCCTCCAGCTGCTCACGGGGGCGGCGGCCGAGTCGGACGGGGTGGTGCGAGAGCTCCGGGAGAAGGCGCGGGAGATTGCCACCAGCCTGGGCTCCGCCGAGGCGGACTGCCTGCACCTGCTCATCGCCGTGACGCGGGTGCGCTGCTCGGCGCACGAGCTGCTGCTCCAGGCGGGCCAGGACCTGGCCACGCTGCGGACCACGGCCATGGCCTACTTCACCAGCGGCCGCATGCCGCGTTTCCTCCAGACGGGCCGCGCGCATGCGCTGGGCACCCGGCCCCCGGTGAGCCGCCCGGTGGGCGCCCCGCCCTCCCCCCTGCCCTCCTCCACGGTGGCGGTGGCCCTGCCGCGCGCCATCCCCACGCCGCCGCTCCCGTCGCGGCCCTCGCGCCCCACGCCGGCCCTGTCGCCCAGAGACCTCATCGACGTGGACGAGCCGGAGGCCCAGGCGAGCACTCCCGTCCTCCCGCCGCCCGCCCCGCCCGTGGCGCGCGCCCTGCCGCCTTCGCTGCCCGTGCCCCCTCCGTCCGCACCGGTGGTGCGCCCGGCGGCCCCGGCTCCGACCACCGTGGCCCGTGCCGTTTCCGTGACGCTGGATGCCAAGGCCTTCCCCCTGCTCACGTCGATGGGGCGCAACCTGAGCCAGGCGGCCCGTGAGGGACGGTTGGATCCGGTGGTGGGCCGCGCGCGGGAGGTCGAGGAGGTCATCGACATCCTGGGCAAGCGCCGTACCAACAACCCGTGCCTGCTGGGCGAGCCCGGGGTGGGCAAGACGGCGGTGGTGGAGGGCGTGGCGCAGCGGCTCCTGGAGCTGCGCGGCTCGCTGGCGGAGAAGGTGTTGGTGGAGCTGGACATGGCCACGCTGGTGGCCGGCACCCAGCTTCGGGGCTCATTCTCCGAGAAGCTCAACGCGCTGAAGGAGGAGGTCCGCCGCGCGGAGGGCCGCGTGGTGGTCTTCATCGACGAAATCCACACGCTGGTGGGCGCGGGCTCCACGGGCGAGGGCCCGCAGGACGCGGCCAACGAGCTGAAGACGGCGATGGCGCGGGGCGAGTTCCCCTGCATCGGCGCGACGACGCACGACGAGTACCGCAAGTTCATCAGCGCGGACCCGGCGCTGGAGCGGCGCTTCACGGCCGTGGTGGTGAACGAGCCGTCGGTGCCGGAGACGGTGGAAATCCTCCAGGGCATCATCGGCCGCTACGAGGAGCACCACGCGCTGCGCTACCTGCCGGAGGCGCTGGAGGCCGCCGCGTCGCTCGCCAGCCGCTACGTGACGGACCGGTTCATGCCGGACAAGGCCATCTCCGTGGTGGACCTGGCGGGCAGCCGCTGCCACCGCGAGGGCCGGGACGTGGTGGAGGCGTCGGACGTGGCGCGGGTGGTGGCGAAGCTCGCGGGCGTGCCCGAGGAGCGGCTGCTGATGAACGACTCGGCGCGCCTGCTGCGGCTGGAGCAGGACCTGTCCGAGCGCGTCATCGGGCACACGGAGGCGGTGACGCGCATCGCCCGGGTCATCCGCCGCAACTACGCGGGCTTCGCGTCGCGGCGGCCCATGGGCAGCTTCCTCTTCCTGGGCCCCACGGGCGTGGGCAAGACGGAGATGGCGCGGGCGCTGGCGGAGGTGCTGTTCGGCAACCGGGACGCGCTGGTGCGCCTGGACATGAGCGAGATGTCCGAGCAGCACGGCGTCTCGCGACTCATCGGCGCTCCGGCGGGCTACGTGGGCTTCGGCGAGGGTGGCCAGCTCACCGAGCCGGTGCGCCGCCGCCCGTCGTCGGTGGTGGTGCTGGACGAAATCGAGAAGGCGCACCGCGAGGTGCAGATGCTGCTGCTCCAGGTACTGGAGGAGGGGCGGCTGACGGACGGCAAGGGCCGTCACATCGACTTCTCGAACACCGTCATCGTGATGACCACCAACCTTGGCGCGGAGGCGTTCTCCCGCACGGGCCGGCCGGTGGGCTTCGGCGCGGACGCGGGCGGGACGTCGGATGCCATGGACCTGGCGTCCTCCGCCGCGCGCAAGGCGCTGCCTCCGGAGCTGTGGAACCGCATCGACGAGCGGCTCCCCTTCCGCCCGCTGGAAGAGTTGGAGGTGGCGCGCATCGCCACGCTGCTGCTGGAGGAGAGCAGCAAGCGGCTCGCCTCCGAGCGGGGCATCCAGTACGTCGCGGGCGAGGACGTGGTGGGCCACCTGCTCAAGTCCGGTGGCTTCGACCCGCAGCTCGGCGCCCGGCCCATGCGGCAGATGGTGCAGCGACTGGTGGAGGCCCCCCTGGCGGAGCGCATCCTCGCCGGCGAGTTCGGCACCGGAGACAGGGTGCGCGTCGCGGTGCGCTCCGGGCAGCTCCAGTTCCAGCGCGACTCCCATTGA
- a CDS encoding ABC transporter ATP-binding protein, whose amino-acid sequence MSDGSGAGQLIQVENLTRVFHVGGEEVRALRGVSFGISRGEWVAIIGQSGSGKSTMMNVLGCLDTPTSGRYMLNGKDVSRMSDDELAVIRNVEIGFIFQTFQLLPRETALANVELPLVYRGMPARERRERARAALDKVQLTPRIHHKPNELSGGQRQRVAIARALVSEPSMLLADEPTGNLDSATGEEIVRLFEQLHQAGHTLVLVTHEPKLAARCPRAIRLSDGEIVADGTGREVALGTATTVLAAGGT is encoded by the coding sequence GTGAGTGACGGCAGCGGCGCGGGGCAGCTCATCCAGGTGGAGAACCTCACCCGCGTCTTCCACGTGGGCGGCGAGGAGGTGCGCGCGCTGCGCGGCGTCTCCTTCGGCATCAGCCGCGGGGAGTGGGTGGCCATCATCGGCCAGTCGGGCTCCGGCAAGAGCACGATGATGAACGTGCTGGGCTGCCTCGACACGCCCACCAGCGGTCGCTACATGCTGAACGGCAAGGACGTGTCGCGCATGAGCGACGACGAGCTGGCCGTCATCCGCAACGTGGAGATCGGCTTCATCTTCCAGACGTTCCAGCTGCTGCCGCGCGAGACGGCGCTGGCCAACGTGGAGCTGCCGCTGGTGTACCGGGGCATGCCGGCGCGCGAGCGCCGCGAGCGGGCGAGGGCGGCGCTGGACAAGGTGCAGCTCACGCCCCGCATCCATCACAAGCCCAACGAGCTGTCCGGCGGCCAGCGGCAGCGCGTGGCCATTGCCCGCGCGCTGGTGTCCGAGCCATCCATGCTGCTGGCGGACGAGCCCACGGGCAACCTGGACTCCGCCACGGGCGAGGAAATCGTCCGGCTGTTCGAGCAGCTCCACCAGGCGGGCCACACGCTGGTGCTCGTCACGCACGAGCCCAAGCTGGCGGCGCGCTGCCCCCGGGCCATCCGCCTGAGCGACGGAGAGATTGTCGCGGACGGCACCGGCCGCGAGGTGGCGCTGGGCACGGCCACGACGGTATTGGCGGCGGGGGGCACATGA
- a CDS encoding YIP1 family protein, whose amino-acid sequence MTSLVQPVRIFVDPFEGTRTAVEARRWVWPLLILALCVSASGTLYSLRWDASPDVIRELQASGELAGVSEADLTEKIQVASRKALVGGIAKGVFLMPMLALVLACVLWVVGWLFDRPAPFERLMSAAALALLPIALYHLIFTVCAAAQHSLTASRALQLVPSHLGLLLDGLSPKMQRVASAVDFFNLWSVGLLGLGFSAATEMSRGRALLLALALYAMFAGVLMIGLPGMGGGR is encoded by the coding sequence ATGACCTCTCTCGTCCAACCGGTGCGCATCTTCGTCGACCCCTTCGAGGGAACCCGCACCGCCGTCGAGGCCCGCCGCTGGGTGTGGCCTCTCCTGATTCTCGCTCTCTGTGTGTCCGCCTCCGGGACGCTCTATTCCCTCCGCTGGGACGCCTCGCCCGACGTCATCCGCGAGCTGCAGGCCTCTGGCGAGCTGGCCGGCGTCTCCGAGGCCGACCTCACGGAGAAGATCCAGGTCGCCTCGCGCAAGGCGCTCGTGGGGGGCATCGCCAAGGGCGTCTTCCTCATGCCGATGCTGGCGCTGGTGCTGGCCTGCGTGCTGTGGGTGGTGGGCTGGCTGTTCGACCGGCCCGCGCCCTTCGAGCGGCTGATGTCCGCGGCGGCGCTCGCGCTGCTGCCCATCGCCCTGTACCACCTCATCTTCACCGTCTGCGCCGCGGCGCAGCACTCCCTCACGGCCTCGCGCGCGCTGCAGCTCGTGCCCTCCCACCTGGGCCTGCTGCTCGACGGGCTGAGCCCGAAGATGCAGCGGGTGGCGAGCGCGGTGGACTTCTTCAACCTGTGGAGCGTGGGCCTGCTGGGCCTGGGCTTCTCCGCCGCCACGGAGATGAGCCGCGGCCGCGCGCTGCTGCTCGCCCTGGCGCTGTACGCCATGTTCGCGGGCGTGTTGATGATTGGCCTTCCGGGGATGGGAGGTGGCCGGTGA